From Deltaproteobacteria bacterium CG11_big_fil_rev_8_21_14_0_20_42_23, the proteins below share one genomic window:
- the grpE gene encoding nucleotide exchange factor GrpE: MNARHEKTEAKNDEATKKQNTVEQDEKKIEKDLNTEIKKVQDEAKKHQEKLLRVLAEFENFKKRVTKEQEEQSRYANEKLLEALLPTLDDFDRVLNHIPESSSEEVKSLSQGVEMIRKGLSKSLERFQLKEIDAEEKLFDPDQHEAISMIESDEHKPNTVVAVHRKGYFLGDRLLRPAMVSVSKKGG, translated from the coding sequence ATGAATGCCCGTCACGAAAAAACTGAAGCAAAAAACGATGAAGCCACAAAAAAGCAAAACACTGTGGAACAAGATGAAAAAAAGATTGAAAAAGATTTGAATACCGAAATCAAAAAAGTTCAAGACGAAGCAAAAAAACATCAAGAAAAACTTTTGCGCGTTCTAGCCGAATTTGAAAATTTCAAAAAGCGAGTGACAAAAGAGCAAGAAGAGCAAAGTCGTTACGCAAACGAAAAGCTCTTGGAAGCGCTTCTGCCAACGCTTGACGATTTTGACCGAGTGCTTAATCATATTCCAGAATCCAGTTCCGAAGAAGTAAAGTCTTTATCTCAAGGTGTGGAAATGATACGAAAAGGGCTCTCGAAAAGTTTAGAACGATTTCAGCTGAAAGAAATTGATGCAGAAGAAAAGCTGTTTGATCCAGATCAACACGAAGCCATTTCAATGATCGAGTCGGATGAACACAAGCCCAATACCGTTGTGGCTGTGCATCGAAAAGGCTATTTTTTGGGCGACAGATTGTTAAGGCCAGCAATGGTGAGTGTTTCTAAAAAGGGGGGATAG
- a CDS encoding AAA family ATPase codes for MRKIIKRHFSLDLPPGKSAFLWGPRKVGKTYWIREHLLARKDVLLIDLLKTDLFAEYSSRPALLRERYQDHSGMIVIDEVQKVPALLDEVHWLIENKGISFLLTGSSARKLKRGHANLLGGRAWRRHMTPLSFQEVEGFELESVMVSGMLPPHFLSPSPQEDLRAYVADYLKEEIIDEALTQNIPAFHNFLQVAALTSSELINYTNVARETGVSAKVVRTYFQILEDTYLGFRLPPWTKSKNRRMVQTEKFYLFDMGVTNYLARRQPKYKTPEFGKSFEQFILMELMAYKAYRQAEMEIAFWRTSSNQEVDFIINDKELALEIKGSDKVHAGDVKGLKALLEDGPVKQLVISCEREPRKVHEHIQVLPWELFLKQLWSGELV; via the coding sequence ATGCGTAAAATTATCAAAAGACATTTTTCACTCGATCTTCCACCTGGAAAGTCAGCTTTTTTGTGGGGGCCCAGAAAAGTAGGGAAAACATATTGGATACGAGAGCATCTTCTTGCACGAAAAGACGTTCTTCTCATCGATCTTCTCAAAACAGACCTCTTTGCAGAATATTCAAGTAGGCCGGCGCTTCTTCGAGAGCGTTATCAGGATCACTCTGGAATGATTGTTATTGATGAAGTGCAAAAAGTTCCAGCTCTCTTGGACGAAGTGCATTGGCTCATTGAAAATAAAGGGATCTCTTTTTTGCTTACAGGTTCAAGCGCAAGAAAATTAAAACGTGGTCATGCAAATCTTTTGGGGGGAAGGGCATGGCGCAGGCATATGACGCCTCTTAGTTTTCAAGAAGTTGAAGGTTTTGAACTCGAATCTGTGATGGTAAGTGGAATGCTTCCTCCACACTTTCTTTCCCCATCTCCTCAGGAAGATCTTCGTGCCTATGTGGCTGATTATCTGAAAGAAGAAATTATTGATGAGGCCCTTACTCAAAACATTCCAGCCTTCCACAATTTTTTACAAGTTGCAGCACTTACCTCTAGTGAACTTATCAATTATACAAACGTTGCGCGAGAAACGGGCGTTTCTGCAAAAGTGGTTCGCACCTATTTTCAGATTTTGGAAGATACCTATCTTGGGTTTCGGCTTCCGCCTTGGACAAAATCAAAAAATCGTCGAATGGTTCAAACGGAAAAATTTTATCTCTTTGATATGGGGGTTACCAATTATCTTGCACGGCGGCAGCCGAAATACAAAACCCCTGAGTTTGGAAAATCCTTTGAACAATTTATCCTCATGGAACTCATGGCCTATAAGGCTTATCGACAGGCTGAGATGGAAATTGCCTTTTGGAGAACAAGTTCAAATCAGGAAGTTGATTTTATTATAAACGACAAAGAACTTGCCTTGGAAATTAAAGGCAGTGACAAGGTTCATGCAGGAGATGTGAAAGGACTTAAAGCGCTTTTGGAAGATGGTCCGGTGAAGCAGCTTGTCATTTCATGCGAACGAGAACCCAGAAAAGTTCATGAGCACATCCAGGTTTTGCCTTGGGAACTCTTCTTGAAGCAATTATGGTCAGGCGAACTTGTGTGA
- the ftsA gene encoding cell division protein FtsA, whose amino-acid sequence MAKKDEMIVGLDIGTTKICAIVGEISNDGIDIVGIGTHPSKGLRKGVVVNIESTVSSIQKAIEEAELMAGCEITSVSAGIAGGHIKGMNSHGIVAIKDKEVKATDVERVIDAAQAVSIPLDREVIHVIPQQYIVDDQDGVNDPVGMSGVRLEAKVHIVTGAVTSAQNIIKCCNRAGLNVNDIILQQLASSKAVLSNDESELGVILVDIGGGTTDIAIFSGGSLIHTAVLSVGGNHLTNDIAVGLRTPTHEAEKIKQKYGCCMTGMVHKDETIEVPSVGGRNPRVLPRQILAEITEPRMEEIFSLIQQEIIRAGCEDVAAAGIVLTGGSSIIEGATELAEQIFSLPVRRGVPRGIGGLVDVVRSPMYSTGVGLVLSAAKEQTNKRFKVRERNAYTKVRSRMREWLGEIF is encoded by the coding sequence ATGGCAAAAAAAGATGAAATGATAGTGGGCTTAGATATCGGTACCACAAAGATTTGCGCCATCGTTGGTGAAATAAGCAACGATGGAATCGATATCGTGGGCATCGGAACGCATCCGTCGAAGGGCTTAAGGAAAGGAGTGGTGGTAAATATTGAAAGCACCGTTTCTTCCATTCAAAAAGCCATCGAAGAAGCAGAGCTCATGGCTGGATGCGAAATTACTTCGGTGAGTGCTGGAATTGCGGGCGGGCACATTAAAGGAATGAACAGTCACGGTATTGTCGCCATTAAAGATAAAGAAGTGAAAGCCACCGACGTGGAAAGAGTGATTGATGCTGCGCAAGCGGTTTCCATCCCTCTTGATCGAGAAGTGATTCATGTTATCCCCCAACAATATATTGTAGATGATCAAGATGGTGTAAATGACCCGGTTGGCATGAGTGGTGTTCGCCTTGAAGCGAAAGTGCATATTGTAACGGGCGCTGTTACTTCTGCGCAGAACATCATCAAGTGCTGCAATCGCGCTGGCCTCAATGTGAACGATATTATTTTGCAGCAACTTGCGTCGAGTAAAGCTGTTCTTTCGAATGATGAATCAGAGCTTGGGGTGATTTTGGTTGATATCGGCGGCGGAACTACTGATATAGCCATCTTTTCCGGCGGAAGCTTAATTCACACCGCAGTGCTTTCGGTTGGTGGTAATCATCTTACCAATGACATTGCCGTTGGCCTTCGCACTCCCACACATGAAGCAGAAAAAATTAAGCAAAAATATGGATGTTGCATGACAGGCATGGTGCACAAAGATGAAACCATCGAAGTGCCTTCGGTAGGCGGACGAAATCCACGTGTGTTGCCTCGGCAAATTTTGGCAGAGATAACTGAGCCGCGTATGGAAGAAATTTTTAGCCTCATTCAGCAAGAAATTATTAGAGCAGGTTGCGAAGATGTTGCGGCCGCAGGCATTGTGCTGACGGGCGGAAGCTCAATCATTGAAGGTGCAACTGAGTTGGCCGAGCAAATCTTTAGCTTACCAGTAAGAAGAGGAGTGCCAAGAGGTATTGGAGGTCTAGTAGATGTGGTCAGAAGCCCAATGTATTCCACAGGAGTTGGCTTGGTACTTTCTGCAGCAAAAGAGCAAACCAACAAGCGTTTCAAAGTACGTGAGCGAAACGCTTACACCAAAGTAAGAAGCAGAATGAGAGAATGGCTTGGGGAAATTTTTTAA
- a CDS encoding sodium-dependent transporter: MENLKRVHWKSKLGFLLAAIGSAVGLGNIWRFPYVAYKNGGGAFLIPYLIALLLVGIPLLVLEHGLGQLKKGSAPLAFGKIRRGWEYLGWWVSVFICFGLMLYYSAVLSWCVHYFGFSFSGAWGENTQAFFFQDFLQLSESPFDIGSINWSIFAGIAVVWFVNWLVISRGIRKGIEIANKIGMPLLFATLLLLLVWSLLLPGASTGVAALVVPNLSKLLSPSVWHDAFGQIFFTLSLGSGVMIVFASYLPDRKNLTGNAIKTAAANSTVELIAGFAVFAIIGYIATNAGKPIDQAVQSGPGLAFVVYPQAISHLPFGNVPFGNVLFGALFFFTLLLAGLTSSISIIETFISAAIDKFNWKRKPLVTVVCLVGFAGSAIFATNAGLYWLDIIDHMLTNMGLLLVGFFEIILVAWIFGAKRFIALIDRESNLKLGKFWIVTAKYITPLVLIALFVISARQDFITPYGGYPWEAIIVIGFGWLAATLIVAKAFSEAKWKTDHLEQEDTSEALIVEVME, encoded by the coding sequence ATGGAAAATCTTAAACGCGTTCATTGGAAATCAAAACTTGGTTTTTTGCTTGCTGCTATTGGCTCTGCTGTGGGCCTTGGAAATATTTGGCGTTTTCCTTATGTGGCCTACAAAAATGGCGGCGGCGCGTTTCTCATTCCCTACCTCATTGCCCTCTTACTCGTGGGCATTCCATTGTTGGTTTTAGAACATGGCTTGGGCCAGCTGAAAAAAGGTTCTGCACCCTTGGCATTCGGAAAAATCCGCAGAGGCTGGGAATACTTGGGCTGGTGGGTTTCTGTGTTTATTTGTTTTGGCTTGATGTTGTACTACAGCGCAGTGCTTTCGTGGTGCGTACATTATTTTGGGTTTTCTTTTTCTGGTGCGTGGGGAGAAAACACGCAAGCGTTTTTCTTTCAAGATTTTTTACAGCTGAGCGAATCACCTTTTGATATCGGCAGCATCAATTGGAGCATCTTTGCTGGCATTGCCGTAGTATGGTTTGTAAACTGGCTTGTCATTTCACGCGGCATTCGCAAAGGCATTGAGATTGCGAATAAAATTGGCATGCCTTTGCTGTTTGCAACATTGCTGCTTTTGCTGGTGTGGTCACTTCTTCTGCCTGGAGCTTCAACGGGAGTTGCGGCGCTGGTTGTGCCAAATCTTTCAAAGCTGCTCAGCCCAAGTGTTTGGCACGATGCCTTTGGCCAAATCTTTTTCACGCTCTCCTTAGGTTCGGGAGTAATGATTGTATTTGCCAGCTATCTTCCCGACAGAAAAAACCTCACCGGAAATGCCATAAAGACAGCGGCCGCAAATTCAACGGTAGAGCTCATTGCCGGCTTTGCGGTGTTCGCCATCATTGGTTACATCGCCACAAATGCGGGAAAGCCAATTGACCAAGCCGTGCAAAGTGGCCCTGGCCTTGCGTTTGTGGTCTATCCACAAGCTATTTCCCATCTTCCTTTTGGCAATGTTCCTTTTGGCAATGTTCTTTTTGGCGCGCTTTTCTTTTTCACCTTGCTTTTGGCTGGTCTCACTTCATCCATTTCCATTATTGAAACGTTTATTTCTGCTGCCATCGACAAGTTCAACTGGAAACGCAAACCACTTGTGACTGTTGTGTGCCTTGTTGGCTTTGCGGGCAGCGCCATCTTTGCCACCAACGCCGGACTCTACTGGCTCGACATCATCGATCACATGCTCACCAACATGGGCCTTTTGCTGGTAGGATTTTTTGAAATCATTTTGGTAGCGTGGATCTTTGGAGCAAAGCGTTTTATCGCGCTCATCGACAGAGAATCAAACCTCAAACTGGGAAAATTTTGGATTGTTACCGCGAAGTACATCACACCACTTGTGCTCATCGCGCTTTTTGTCATAAGCGCAAGGCAAGACTTCATCACGCCTTACGGCGGCTATCCATGGGAAGCTATTATCGTCATTGGTTTTGGTTGGCTCGCTGCAACGTTAATTGTGGCAAAAGCCTTCAGCGAAGCAAAATGGAAAACCGATCACCTGGAACAAGAAGACACTTCCGAGGCATTGATTGTGGAAGTGATGGAATGA
- the cyoE gene encoding protoheme IX farnesyltransferase, which yields MNSRASDYLSLTKPRISMLFAFSGATALVLEGSVKASSLRFWLITFAIFAVGGAANALNQYFERDIDKKMKRTAEKRALPSGRLSPRAALIFALVLGILGNVLLLATGNLLAMGLGVATIAYYSFYYTLWLKPRTPYNIVIGGAAGATGPLIAWAAVAGNISWLALFMFLIIFFWTPPHFWALALCCKQDYANAGYPMLPNVAGDEVTKKNIFFYSLALLPIAVAPSFFGLHKFYAITSSLLSLAFLYLAFRISKTQDLKEAWKLFGYSILYLFLILLMMIIDVAVS from the coding sequence ATGAACTCTCGCGCCTCCGATTATCTTAGCCTTACCAAGCCTCGCATCAGCATGCTGTTTGCCTTTAGTGGCGCAACTGCGCTTGTGCTGGAAGGAAGTGTAAAGGCAAGCTCGCTTCGCTTTTGGCTGATCACCTTTGCCATCTTCGCTGTTGGCGGAGCGGCAAATGCGCTTAACCAATACTTCGAACGCGACATCGATAAAAAAATGAAACGCACGGCCGAAAAACGCGCACTTCCTTCCGGAAGACTTTCGCCACGTGCTGCGTTGATCTTTGCTCTTGTGTTGGGAATACTCGGCAACGTACTTTTGCTCGCAACAGGAAACCTGCTTGCCATGGGCCTTGGCGTGGCCACCATTGCTTACTACAGTTTTTACTACACGCTTTGGTTGAAGCCGCGCACACCTTACAATATTGTGATTGGCGGAGCTGCAGGTGCAACCGGTCCCCTCATTGCTTGGGCTGCGGTTGCGGGCAACATTAGCTGGCTCGCTCTCTTCATGTTTCTCATCATCTTTTTTTGGACGCCGCCACACTTTTGGGCCTTGGCACTTTGCTGCAAGCAAGATTACGCAAATGCGGGCTATCCTATGCTGCCCAATGTTGCTGGAGACGAAGTGACAAAGAAAAATATTTTTTTCTACTCTCTCGCACTTTTGCCCATTGCGGTTGCTCCAAGTTTCTTTGGCTTGCATAAATTCTATGCCATCACCTCTAGCCTTTTGAGCTTGGCATTTCTCTACCTGGCCTTCCGCATCTCAAAAACCCAAGACCTCAAAGAAGCCTGGAAACTCTTCGGCTATTCCATTTTGTATCTCTTCCTCATTTTGCTGATGATGATTATTGATGTTGCTGTTTCGTAA
- the hrcA gene encoding heat-inducible transcription repressor HrcA — protein MLQELPQRYQDILKILVSDYISTAGPVGSRAIAKRHPTSLSPATIRNVMADLTELGLLSQPYTSAGRVPTSSGLNYYVQTLLSVADLSEHEKSNIQNTFSQENSSEEKLLKQSSSILSEFSSFAGLVVMPSLSHIRFKHIEFLQLTDARLLGIFVAQSGMVQNAIIEVQEQYSFRQLEKINNFCNRIFIGLTLQEAKEKIARELKCEREEYDALLLKGFQYSNVLFQSIPDQEVHIKGTDNLCQQAEAREFEKIKALLSSLNEKEKMLSLLERCEDAHGVKIFVGSDHEHQEQIDASVVSAPYSKNGKIIGALGVIGPRRMNYAHIVSVVHFTSQLVSRYLEQKEL, from the coding sequence ATGTTGCAAGAACTCCCCCAGCGGTACCAGGATATTCTCAAGATTTTGGTCTCTGATTATATCAGCACAGCTGGTCCTGTTGGTTCTCGGGCCATCGCAAAACGCCATCCCACAAGCCTTTCCCCGGCTACCATCAGAAATGTGATGGCCGATCTTACCGAATTGGGTCTGCTTTCTCAGCCGTATACCTCAGCTGGACGTGTGCCTACCAGCAGTGGGCTTAACTATTACGTGCAGACATTGCTTTCGGTTGCTGATTTAAGCGAGCACGAAAAATCCAACATTCAAAATACGTTTTCACAAGAAAACAGCAGCGAAGAAAAACTGTTGAAACAGAGTTCCAGCATTCTTTCAGAGTTTTCGTCGTTTGCAGGTTTGGTGGTGATGCCAAGCCTAAGCCATATTCGCTTTAAGCATATCGAATTTTTGCAACTCACTGATGCGCGCTTGCTGGGCATTTTTGTGGCGCAAAGCGGTATGGTGCAAAATGCCATCATCGAAGTGCAAGAGCAGTATAGTTTTCGGCAATTAGAAAAAATAAATAATTTTTGTAATCGCATTTTTATTGGGCTGACGCTTCAAGAGGCGAAGGAAAAAATAGCTCGAGAATTAAAATGTGAGCGCGAAGAATATGATGCGCTTTTGCTCAAAGGTTTTCAGTATTCGAATGTTTTGTTTCAAAGTATTCCAGATCAAGAAGTTCATATCAAAGGAACAGATAATTTGTGTCAACAAGCAGAGGCTAGAGAATTTGAAAAAATAAAAGCACTTTTAAGTTCACTGAATGAAAAAGAAAAAATGTTGAGTTTGTTAGAACGTTGCGAAGATGCACACGGGGTAAAAATATTTGTTGGATCAGATCATGAGCATCAAGAGCAAATTGATGCCAGTGTTGTATCTGCTCCATATTCAAAAAATGGAAAAATTATAGGCGCGCTTGGTGTTATTGGCCCAAGGCGTATGAATTATGCTCACATTGTTTCTGTTGTACATTTTACATCGCAGCTTGTGAGCCGTTATCTTGAGCAGAAGGAGTTGTAA
- a CDS encoding cell division protein FtsZ yields MFELVESLAQDAKIKVVGVGGSGGNAVNTMMEAGLDGVDFIAANTDIQALRNNIAPNKIQIGRELTKGLGAGANPEVGKNAAIEDQRILMEQLQGADMVFITAGMGGGTGTGAAPIIAKIAREIGALTVGVVTKPFAFEGRQRMLQADRGVAELRDVVDTLITIPNEKLLDIVDRDVTMVAAFKQADHVLYQAVKGISDLITVHGLINLDFADVRTVMNEMGMALMGTGVSSGEGRAIDAATRAISSPLLEDVSIKGATGILINVTGGANITLHEISEASKIIQEEAHEDANILFGAVIDETMEDEVRVTVIATGFDKPLQRINGKVGVGLSGSRVHTHHSAGSRPSYASQHRAHAPQMQEQRQSEIPGLDAAPSYPVAATRHAPEPEKIEESFGGRHLNDAPAKEVEREVGVLEYHNDQYDIPTFLRKQAD; encoded by the coding sequence ATGTTTGAACTTGTAGAATCACTGGCACAAGATGCTAAAATAAAAGTAGTAGGTGTTGGAGGAAGCGGCGGAAACGCAGTAAACACAATGATGGAAGCGGGTTTGGATGGTGTAGATTTTATCGCGGCAAACACCGATATTCAAGCACTTCGGAATAACATTGCGCCAAACAAAATTCAAATTGGCCGCGAGTTAACCAAAGGTCTTGGAGCAGGTGCAAATCCCGAAGTAGGAAAAAATGCAGCCATCGAAGATCAGCGTATTTTGATGGAGCAGTTGCAAGGTGCTGACATGGTTTTCATTACCGCAGGCATGGGCGGCGGAACGGGAACTGGCGCGGCTCCCATCATTGCGAAGATTGCGCGTGAAATTGGTGCACTTACGGTTGGTGTGGTTACAAAGCCGTTTGCCTTCGAAGGAAGACAACGCATGCTTCAAGCAGATCGAGGTGTAGCTGAACTTCGCGATGTGGTGGATACTCTCATCACTATTCCAAACGAAAAATTACTCGATATCGTAGATCGCGATGTCACGATGGTGGCTGCATTTAAGCAAGCCGACCACGTTTTGTACCAAGCGGTGAAAGGTATTTCAGATCTCATTACCGTGCACGGTCTTATTAACCTCGACTTTGCCGATGTGAGAACGGTGATGAATGAAATGGGAATGGCGCTCATGGGAACTGGTGTGTCCAGCGGAGAAGGCCGTGCCATCGATGCTGCAACCAGAGCAATCTCTTCGCCACTTCTTGAAGATGTGTCTATTAAAGGTGCAACAGGAATTCTTATCAACGTTACGGGTGGAGCCAATATTACACTTCACGAAATCAGCGAAGCTTCAAAAATTATTCAAGAAGAAGCGCATGAAGATGCCAACATTTTGTTTGGTGCTGTGATAGACGAAACCATGGAAGATGAAGTTCGTGTAACAGTAATCGCGACTGGATTTGATAAACCACTTCAACGCATCAATGGAAAAGTTGGCGTGGGGCTTTCAGGTTCAAGAGTGCACACACATCATAGTGCAGGTTCACGCCCAAGCTATGCAAGCCAACACAGAGCACATGCACCACAAATGCAAGAACAGCGTCAGAGCGAAATTCCTGGTTTAGATGCAGCACCTTCGTATCCTGTGGCGGCTACTCGTCATGCTCCAGAGCCAGAGAAAATTGAAGAATCATTTGGAGGCCGACATTTAAATGACGCGCCAGCAAAAGAAGTGGAGCGCGAAGTAGGGGTTTTGGAATATCACAATGATCAATATGATATTCCTACTTTTTTACGAAAACAGGCTGACTAA
- a CDS encoding D-alanine--D-alanine ligase: MKNIKQKKIAVLMGGLSRERDISLKTGNAIFSSLQTAGYNVIAIDVDEHVARVLTEQKPDIAFIALHGKFGEDGCVQGLLECMHIPYTGSGVLPSALAMDKDVCKLFAADHGLAVAKSVCLSVEECSGKLSHSLSYPLVVKPVCEGSTINMSIVKTEDELKPAVEKALLSDERILLEEFIKGTEVTASVLCGEALALIEVVPASGFYDFEAKYTKGKTEYILPARISDALTKEIQKQTVALMKALRIEGAARADYIVDEKGVPYFLEVNTIPGMTETSLVPKAAAFNGMSFLDVCERMLLSARVKEKVK; encoded by the coding sequence ATGAAAAACATAAAACAGAAAAAAATTGCAGTATTGATGGGTGGCTTGTCTCGAGAGCGAGATATTTCGCTTAAAACAGGAAATGCCATTTTTTCATCTCTTCAAACCGCTGGTTATAATGTGATTGCGATTGATGTGGATGAACATGTTGCGCGTGTTCTCACCGAGCAAAAGCCCGATATTGCGTTTATTGCGCTTCATGGAAAATTTGGTGAAGACGGATGCGTGCAAGGGTTACTGGAGTGCATGCACATACCTTACACCGGAAGCGGTGTGCTTCCTTCTGCGTTGGCCATGGATAAAGATGTATGCAAACTTTTTGCCGCCGATCATGGTTTAGCCGTTGCAAAAAGTGTTTGCCTCTCAGTTGAAGAGTGCAGTGGAAAACTTTCGCATTCGCTTTCTTATCCTCTTGTGGTGAAGCCGGTTTGCGAAGGTTCAACTATTAATATGAGCATTGTAAAAACTGAAGACGAGCTGAAACCTGCTGTTGAAAAGGCTTTGCTGTCCGATGAAAGAATTTTGCTGGAAGAATTCATCAAAGGAACTGAAGTGACAGCAAGTGTTTTGTGCGGTGAAGCGCTTGCACTTATAGAAGTAGTGCCTGCAAGCGGGTTCTATGATTTCGAAGCAAAATATACAAAAGGAAAAACAGAATATATTTTGCCAGCGCGTATTTCGGATGCGCTCACAAAAGAAATTCAAAAGCAGACAGTTGCGCTCATGAAAGCACTTCGCATTGAAGGTGCTGCGCGTGCAGATTACATTGTAGATGAAAAAGGTGTTCCGTACTTTTTGGAAGTAAATACTATTCCAGGAATGACTGAAACCTCGCTGGTTCCAAAGGCTGCAGCGTTTAACGGGATGTCTTTTTTAGATGTTTGCGAACGAATGTTGCTTTCGGCTCGTGTGAAAGAAAAAGTAAAGTAG
- a CDS encoding UDP-N-acetylenolpyruvoylglucosamine reductase, producing the protein MVHESGSGDVSGSGGYNEDGKAVLQDLDLSFLSPRERARFLKEEQTEFTGLSSEQKRELEKAFPAIRFQESMKAHTTLGVGGKAEAYVEVQSVEMLKSLFEFLKDSNIPYYLIGKGSNTLVRDGGVKGVVIQLLGDFQEYKVEQESGDDVFVSVGAGVSTLKLVRWANEQHLAGIERLSGVPGTLGGNILTNAGTHIGSIDEIVEEVTMLDKHGKEMTQKVKSIPFEYRRCKLPRGTIVLKALLKLQKDPEGKAAQHFKELMERRRETQPISQKSSGCMFKNDGKQAAAKLIDEAGLKGVRVGGARISDVHANYIVNEANASARDVIVLMGLVRDRVRQHSGVVLENEIFILGEEK; encoded by the coding sequence GTGGTGCACGAATCAGGATCTGGTGATGTTTCTGGGAGCGGGGGATATAACGAAGACGGCAAGGCAGTTTTGCAAGACCTTGACCTCTCGTTCTTAAGCCCTCGCGAACGTGCGCGTTTTTTGAAAGAAGAGCAAACTGAGTTTACTGGTTTAAGCTCGGAACAAAAACGCGAACTTGAAAAGGCATTTCCTGCAATTCGCTTTCAAGAATCTATGAAGGCACACACCACTTTGGGTGTGGGCGGAAAAGCAGAAGCGTACGTAGAAGTTCAAAGTGTGGAAATGTTGAAATCGCTTTTTGAATTTCTGAAAGACAGCAACATCCCGTACTACCTGATTGGGAAAGGAAGTAACACTCTTGTTCGCGATGGTGGTGTAAAGGGTGTGGTGATTCAGCTGCTTGGCGATTTTCAAGAGTATAAGGTGGAACAAGAATCTGGCGATGATGTTTTTGTTTCGGTTGGTGCAGGTGTGAGCACTCTAAAGTTGGTGCGCTGGGCAAATGAACAACATCTTGCTGGGATAGAACGTTTAAGTGGTGTGCCGGGAACACTTGGCGGAAATATTTTAACCAATGCAGGAACGCATATAGGTTCTATTGATGAAATCGTTGAAGAAGTGACCATGCTGGATAAGCACGGAAAAGAAATGACGCAAAAAGTAAAGTCGATTCCGTTTGAATACAGACGTTGCAAGCTTCCGCGCGGCACCATTGTGTTGAAGGCTTTGTTGAAATTACAAAAAGATCCCGAAGGAAAAGCTGCGCAGCATTTCAAAGAGTTGATGGAACGAAGAAGAGAAACGCAGCCCATCTCGCAAAAGTCGAGTGGATGCATGTTTAAGAACGATGGAAAACAAGCTGCGGCAAAACTGATTGACGAAGCAGGATTGAAAGGTGTGCGCGTTGGAGGGGCTAGAATTTCTGATGTGCATGCGAATTATATTGTAAATGAGGCAAATGCCAGCGCTAGAGATGTTATTGTGTTGATGGGTTTGGTTCGCGATAGAGTTCGTCAGCATTCGGGCGTGGTACTTGAAAATGAAATTTTTATTCTTGGTGAAGAAAAATAA